In Croceicoccus sp. Ery15, a genomic segment contains:
- a CDS encoding ammonium transporter: MDRKILKTGAAALAAAAIAIPAAAFAQEEAVPAAEAVSGGTAYILNTLLFLIGGFLVMWMAAGFAMLEAGLVRSKNVSVQCLKNIGLYSIAGLMFWVMGYNIAYPGDFNGYVGGFSGIYPMQGVGEADTDTGYSVASDWFFQMVFCATTASIVSGTIAERTKLTAFFIFTAILTGVIYPIVVSWEWGAGFLDQMGFSDFAGSTLVHSTGGWAALMGAIIIGPRLNRYTSSGVTVFPGSSIPLATLGTFILWLGWFGFNGASQLAMGTVGDVSDVSKIFVNTNMAACAGTVVAIIATQLMYKKADTTMALNGALAGLVAITAEPLTPNVGMAIIIGGIGGLLPVIVVPLLDKLKIDDVVGAIPVHLCAGIWGTLAVPITNGDVPFIAQLTGVIATGVFVSIASAILWTILKFTVGVRPSAEDEMAGLDHSETGIEAYPEFARVT; this comes from the coding sequence ATGGATCGTAAAATCCTGAAAACAGGTGCGGCCGCTCTGGCCGCTGCTGCCATTGCCATTCCGGCAGCGGCATTCGCACAGGAAGAGGCCGTTCCGGCTGCAGAAGCCGTTTCGGGCGGCACTGCCTATATCCTGAACACCTTGCTGTTCCTCATCGGCGGCTTCCTGGTCATGTGGATGGCTGCGGGCTTCGCCATGCTCGAAGCCGGTCTGGTGCGTTCGAAGAACGTATCGGTGCAGTGCCTTAAGAACATCGGCCTGTATTCCATCGCCGGGCTTATGTTCTGGGTGATGGGCTATAACATCGCCTATCCCGGCGACTTCAACGGCTATGTCGGTGGCTTCTCGGGCATCTACCCTATGCAGGGCGTGGGCGAAGCCGATACCGACACCGGCTACTCGGTCGCTTCGGACTGGTTCTTCCAGATGGTTTTCTGCGCCACCACGGCGTCGATCGTGTCGGGCACCATTGCCGAACGCACCAAGCTGACGGCCTTCTTCATCTTCACCGCCATCCTGACGGGTGTGATCTATCCGATCGTGGTGAGCTGGGAATGGGGCGCTGGCTTCCTCGACCAGATGGGCTTCTCGGACTTCGCCGGTTCGACGCTGGTGCACTCCACGGGTGGCTGGGCCGCTCTTATGGGTGCAATCATCATCGGCCCCCGTCTGAATCGCTACACCTCTTCGGGCGTGACTGTGTTCCCGGGTTCGAGCATTCCGCTCGCCACCCTCGGCACTTTCATCCTGTGGCTGGGCTGGTTCGGCTTCAACGGCGCATCGCAGCTGGCGATGGGCACCGTTGGTGACGTGTCCGACGTTTCGAAGATTTTCGTGAACACCAATATGGCGGCATGTGCCGGCACGGTTGTCGCGATCATCGCCACGCAGCTTATGTATAAGAAGGCTGATACCACCATGGCGCTGAACGGCGCGCTGGCTGGTCTGGTCGCCATCACTGCCGAACCGCTGACCCCGAATGTGGGCATGGCGATCATCATCGGCGGTATCGGCGGTCTGCTGCCCGTTATCGTGGTGCCGCTGCTCGACAAGCTGAAGATCGACGACGTTGTCGGCGCGATCCCGGTTCACCTGTGCGCAGGTATCTGGGGTACGCTGGCCGTGCCGATCACAAATGGTGACGTGCCCTTCATCGCACAGCTCACCGGCGTGATCGCCACCGGCGTCTTCGTCTCGATCGCTTCTGCCATTCTCTGGACCATCCTCAAGTTCACCGTGGGCGTCCGCCCGTCGGCCGAGGACGAGATGGCCGGCCTGGATCACTCGGAAACGGGTATCGAGGCTTATCCCGAATTCGCCCGCGTCACGTAA
- a CDS encoding P-II family nitrogen regulator — MKYVIAIIKPHKLDEVREGLSKLGVAGLTVSEVKGFGRQKGQTEIYRGAEYSLNMVPKVKLEIATSDALAPRVVELIQSAANSETIGDGKIFVLDLASALRIRTGESGDSAL; from the coding sequence ATGAAATATGTGATTGCCATCATCAAGCCGCACAAGCTCGACGAAGTGCGCGAGGGGTTGAGCAAGCTGGGAGTTGCCGGTCTGACCGTGTCGGAAGTAAAGGGGTTTGGTCGCCAGAAAGGGCAGACCGAAATCTATCGCGGCGCCGAATATTCGCTGAACATGGTGCCAAAGGTGAAGCTGGAGATCGCGACCAGCGATGCGCTGGCACCCCGAGTGGTCGAGTTGATCCAGAGCGCCGCCAATTCGGAAACGATCGGCGACGGCAAGATTTTCGTCCTCGACCTCGCTTCGGCCCTGCGGATCAGGACTGGCGAATCGGGCGACAGCGCGCTTTAG
- a CDS encoding TIGR01244 family sulfur transferase: MSDFRQINETFLASPQIGLEDIAVAKARGVTLVINNRPDDEEPGQIAGDGIAAAAHAAGMDYRAIPVTHAGFGQGQVDAMADALASTDGTILAYCRSGTRSTLLWALAQAKQGVNPSVIASQAANGGYDVSPIRQLIDMLSAGR; encoded by the coding sequence ATGAGCGATTTCCGACAGATCAATGAAACTTTCCTCGCAAGCCCGCAAATCGGATTGGAAGACATTGCCGTGGCGAAGGCCCGCGGCGTGACGTTGGTGATCAACAACCGGCCCGACGACGAAGAACCGGGTCAGATCGCAGGCGATGGGATCGCAGCCGCTGCGCATGCCGCCGGCATGGACTACCGCGCGATCCCGGTCACTCACGCGGGCTTCGGACAGGGGCAGGTCGACGCCATGGCCGATGCGCTGGCATCGACCGACGGGACGATCCTTGCCTATTGCCGGTCGGGCACACGTTCGACCCTGCTATGGGCGCTGGCGCAGGCAAAGCAGGGGGTGAATCCCTCTGTAATCGCTTCGCAAGCGGCGAACGGCGGATATGATGTGTCCCCCATTCGCCAGCTGATCGACATGCTCAGCGCCGGTCGTTGA
- a CDS encoding TerC family protein, translated as MDILALLSDPAAWVALITLVVLEIVLGIDNLVFIAILSNKLPAEQQAKARRIGLALALIMRICLLMLIGWIVTLQTPLFDLGITGEVGEHGTPSFETAFSGRDLILLAGGLFLLWKATKEIHHNMDPDDHSGEMLDKKKGVAQITFGAAIAQIIALDLVFSIDSILTAVGMTDHVPIMVTAVVITVGIMLVAADPLARFIEKNPTLVMLALAFLVMIGLVLIADGFGFHVPKGYVYAAMGFSVAVEMLNMVKRNRRKAEAETVA; from the coding sequence ATGGATATCCTCGCACTGTTGTCCGATCCCGCCGCGTGGGTCGCCCTCATCACACTGGTCGTGCTCGAAATTGTGCTCGGCATCGACAATCTGGTGTTCATTGCGATCCTGTCGAACAAGCTACCTGCGGAACAGCAGGCGAAGGCTCGCCGAATCGGCCTCGCCCTCGCGCTGATCATGCGAATCTGCTTGCTGATGCTGATCGGTTGGATCGTCACATTGCAGACGCCTCTGTTCGATCTTGGCATTACGGGCGAGGTTGGTGAACACGGTACGCCCAGTTTCGAAACCGCATTTTCCGGTCGCGACCTGATCCTGCTGGCCGGCGGCCTGTTCCTGCTGTGGAAGGCCACCAAGGAAATCCACCATAACATGGACCCCGACGACCATTCGGGCGAGATGCTCGATAAGAAAAAAGGCGTCGCACAAATCACTTTTGGTGCCGCCATTGCCCAGATCATCGCCCTCGACCTCGTGTTTTCGATCGATTCGATCCTGACTGCTGTCGGCATGACCGATCATGTGCCGATCATGGTCACGGCGGTCGTGATTACGGTCGGAATCATGCTGGTCGCGGCCGATCCTTTGGCCAGGTTCATCGAAAAGAACCCCACGCTTGTCATGCTCGCGTTGGCGTTTCTGGTCATGATCGGTCTGGTGCTGATCGCCGACGGCTTCGGCTTCCACGTGCCAAAGGGCTACGTCTATGCCGCAATGGGCTTCTCGGTTGCTGTCGAAATGCTCAATATGGTGAAACGCAACCGCCGCAAGGCCGAAGCGGAGACAGTGGCATGA
- a CDS encoding cold-shock protein, which yields MGYDKGRRGRGRDKRDSFGEEGFDPFSRGGFGYDQAPSDSGGYRGGGFDRDRGGFGNDRGGGFGGNDRGGFGGGPRGGGGGGGFRGGPGGGSGGGRMPPQVVGAGKGVVKFFNGNKGFGFIQREDGGEDVFVHISAVERAGLEGLAEGQELAFNLVDRGGKISAADLQVVGDVIPVAAKREAPQRQLTGDKAVGTVKFFNSMKGFGFITRDDGEPDAFVHISAVERSGMAGINEGDRLEFDLEVDRRGKYSAVNLVPIQE from the coding sequence ATGGGTTATGATAAAGGTCGGCGCGGTCGCGGTCGTGACAAGCGCGATAGTTTCGGTGAAGAAGGGTTCGATCCGTTTTCGCGCGGTGGCTTCGGATACGATCAGGCACCGTCGGATTCCGGTGGATACCGTGGCGGTGGCTTTGACCGTGATCGTGGTGGTTTCGGCAATGATCGCGGTGGCGGCTTCGGTGGAAACGACCGTGGCGGTTTCGGTGGCGGCCCGCGTGGCGGCGGTGGCGGCGGTGGCTTCCGCGGCGGTCCTGGCGGTGGAAGCGGCGGTGGCCGTATGCCTCCGCAGGTTGTGGGCGCCGGTAAGGGCGTCGTAAAGTTTTTCAACGGGAACAAAGGCTTCGGCTTTATCCAACGTGAAGACGGTGGCGAAGATGTGTTCGTACACATCAGCGCGGTCGAACGTGCTGGCCTGGAAGGCTTGGCCGAAGGTCAGGAACTGGCCTTCAACCTCGTCGACCGCGGCGGCAAGATCAGTGCTGCCGATCTGCAGGTCGTGGGCGATGTGATTCCCGTTGCCGCCAAGCGTGAGGCGCCCCAGCGTCAGTTGACCGGCGACAAGGCGGTTGGCACGGTGAAGTTCTTCAACAGCATGAAGGGCTTTGGCTTCATCACGCGCGACGATGGCGAGCCTGACGCGTTCGTGCATATCAGCGCAGTGGAGCGGTCGGGTATGGCCGGCATTAACGAGGGCGATCGGCTTGAGTTCGACCTCGAAGTCGACCGACGCGGCAAATATTCTGCCGTGAACCTTGTTCCGATCCAGGAATAG
- a CDS encoding aspartate aminotransferase family protein: MSITPLMPVYPRCDVRPVRGENCHLISEDGRRFLDFASGIAVNLLGHSHPALIDAIQKQAATLMHVSNLYGSPQGEALAQQLVDLTFADTVFFTNSGAEAVECAIKTARIYHQSAGADQKFEIITFNNAFHGRTMATISASSQEKMHKGFYPMLPGFRYVEFDDLDAAKAAIGPNTAAFLVEPIQGEGGIRVASEEFMQGLRKLADEHDLMLVLDEVQCGVARTGTFYAYEHYGIEPDILATAKGIGGGFPLGACLATEKAARGMTFGTHGSTYGGNPLAMAAGKAVMDTVGNGEFLAQVRAIGDKLRGRLEQFIGNYPELFTEVRGKGLMLGLKMTVESRPFVAHLRDHHGLLTVSAGENVMRVLPPLIIDDAHIDEFMEKLSAGAAAYEPEEAS, encoded by the coding sequence ATGTCGATCACACCGTTGATGCCCGTGTACCCGCGCTGCGATGTGCGGCCGGTGCGAGGAGAGAACTGCCATCTGATCTCGGAAGATGGCCGCCGATTCCTCGATTTCGCAAGCGGTATCGCGGTGAACCTGCTTGGCCATTCGCATCCGGCACTGATCGATGCGATCCAGAAGCAGGCTGCGACGCTAATGCATGTGTCGAACCTGTATGGCAGCCCGCAGGGCGAGGCGCTGGCACAGCAACTGGTGGATCTCACTTTTGCCGATACGGTTTTCTTCACCAACTCAGGTGCCGAGGCTGTGGAATGCGCGATCAAGACGGCGCGCATCTACCACCAGTCAGCGGGAGCCGATCAGAAGTTCGAGATCATTACGTTCAACAATGCTTTTCACGGGCGCACGATGGCGACGATTAGTGCATCGAGTCAGGAGAAGATGCACAAGGGCTTCTACCCGATGCTTCCCGGCTTCCGCTATGTGGAGTTCGACGATCTTGATGCGGCAAAGGCGGCAATCGGCCCCAATACGGCGGCCTTTCTGGTCGAACCGATTCAGGGTGAGGGCGGCATTCGTGTTGCGAGCGAAGAATTCATGCAGGGCTTGCGCAAGCTGGCGGACGAGCATGATCTGATGCTGGTGCTGGACGAGGTTCAGTGCGGCGTGGCGCGCACCGGCACCTTCTATGCCTATGAGCATTATGGGATCGAACCAGATATCCTTGCTACGGCGAAGGGTATTGGTGGCGGTTTCCCGCTGGGCGCATGCCTTGCCACCGAAAAGGCGGCCCGGGGCATGACCTTCGGTACGCATGGAAGCACCTATGGCGGTAATCCGCTTGCAATGGCGGCAGGCAAGGCGGTGATGGACACTGTCGGGAATGGCGAATTTCTGGCGCAAGTCCGCGCCATTGGTGACAAGCTGCGCGGCAGGTTGGAACAGTTCATCGGGAACTATCCCGAGCTTTTTACCGAGGTGCGTGGAAAGGGGCTGATGCTGGGGCTGAAGATGACGGTCGAGAGCCGTCCCTTTGTGGCGCATCTGCGTGACCATCACGGTCTGTTGACCGTTTCGGCGGGCGAAAATGTGATGCGCGTGTTGCCCCCGCTGATTATCGACGATGCCCATATCGACGAATTTATGGAAAAGCTGTCCGCGGGCGCAGCAGCATATGAGCCGGAAGAAGCATCATGA
- the argF gene encoding ornithine carbamoyltransferase, with product MTVRHLLDLADAGGDALQAMIDDALARKSAREGWTKGRVDSDAPLQGCTLAMIFEKNSTRTRVSFDMAMRQLGGSAIIMEAGSMQIGRGETIADTARVLSRMVDAIMIRTDDHAKIEALAQHASVPVINGLTDRSHPCQIMADLLTLVEHGKSLKGMELAWLGDGNNVLHSVLEAAGLMGFNVRYGVPEGYEPEEEFVTFARSRGSTVTLTRDAAEAARGADVLVTDTWVSMGQDMAHDKIAAMKPFQINEALMAHAKPDAVFLHCLPAHVGDEVSEAVFEGPQSVVWDEAENRIHAQKSVLRWAFGQL from the coding sequence ATGACCGTAAGGCATCTGCTGGACCTTGCCGATGCAGGCGGTGACGCATTGCAGGCAATGATCGATGACGCGCTCGCTCGCAAGTCGGCGCGCGAAGGCTGGACCAAGGGGCGCGTCGACTCGGACGCGCCGCTGCAGGGTTGTACCCTTGCCATGATTTTCGAGAAAAACTCCACCCGCACCCGCGTAAGTTTCGACATGGCGATGCGGCAATTGGGCGGCAGCGCGATCATTATGGAAGCGGGCAGCATGCAGATCGGGCGCGGCGAAACGATTGCCGATACGGCGCGCGTACTGTCGCGTATGGTCGATGCGATTATGATCCGCACCGATGACCATGCGAAGATCGAAGCATTGGCACAACATGCCAGCGTGCCGGTGATCAATGGCCTGACAGATCGTTCGCATCCTTGCCAGATCATGGCGGATCTTTTGACTTTGGTCGAGCATGGCAAGTCTTTGAAAGGAATGGAACTCGCATGGTTGGGCGACGGCAATAATGTCCTGCATTCGGTGCTGGAGGCTGCCGGATTAATGGGGTTCAACGTCCGCTATGGCGTGCCTGAAGGATATGAGCCCGAAGAGGAGTTCGTTACGTTCGCGCGGTCTCGCGGCTCGACTGTTACGTTGACCCGAGATGCGGCGGAGGCGGCTCGCGGGGCTGATGTTCTGGTTACCGACACATGGGTCTCGATGGGGCAGGACATGGCGCATGACAAGATCGCTGCCATGAAGCCGTTCCAGATTAATGAAGCACTGATGGCGCATGCAAAGCCGGATGCAGTGTTCCTTCACTGTCTGCCTGCGCATGTAGGTGATGAGGTGAGTGAAGCTGTCTTTGAAGGCCCGCAGTCGGTTGTATGGGACGAAGCCGAGAACCGCATTCACGCACAAAAATCGGTGCTGCGCTGGGCATTCGGTCAGCTGTGA
- a CDS encoding Hsp33 family molecular chaperone HslO, with amino-acid sequence MNESTAIPPNETGFDAVLGFTLPGRDVRGRCVRLGPVLDTILSAHDYAGPIRHLLAEALLLATLIGSLGKEEGSQMTMQAQSADGIVDMLVCDYRDGELRGYVRYDADRLADLGANPSLSALVGSEAYLAITFDVADGGRYQGIVPLDAESLAGACEAYFRQSEQLPTVIKVAVQSMDGHCVVGGLLLQHLPDGEEGRERLHVRLDDPDWEHVTILGSTIRHAELADPGLSLEALLWRLFHEEEQLLVETVAKLERGCRCTPQHYRQVLSRFGAEELAEMRDDDGLIRVDCAFCSRIFPIDV; translated from the coding sequence GTGAACGAGAGCACGGCTATCCCGCCCAACGAAACCGGTTTTGACGCCGTGCTGGGTTTTACCTTGCCAGGACGCGATGTCCGCGGTCGCTGCGTACGCCTGGGGCCGGTCTTGGATACGATCCTGTCGGCCCATGATTACGCAGGTCCAATCCGCCATTTGCTTGCCGAGGCATTGTTGCTGGCGACATTGATCGGCTCGCTGGGCAAGGAAGAAGGCAGTCAGATGACGATGCAGGCGCAATCCGCCGATGGCATCGTCGATATGCTAGTGTGTGACTACCGCGATGGCGAACTGCGTGGCTATGTTCGTTATGATGCCGACCGTCTTGCCGACTTGGGTGCTAACCCTAGTCTTAGCGCGCTAGTTGGCTCGGAAGCCTATTTGGCGATCACTTTCGATGTCGCCGATGGCGGTCGATATCAAGGAATTGTGCCTCTTGATGCGGAATCGCTCGCCGGTGCTTGCGAGGCTTATTTCCGCCAGTCGGAACAATTGCCGACGGTTATCAAGGTGGCTGTGCAATCGATGGATGGTCATTGCGTGGTTGGCGGACTGCTCTTGCAACATCTCCCGGATGGTGAGGAAGGTCGGGAACGACTCCATGTTCGCTTGGACGATCCTGATTGGGAGCATGTCACCATTCTGGGTTCGACGATCCGTCATGCCGAGCTTGCCGATCCGGGCCTCTCATTGGAGGCATTGCTGTGGCGGCTGTTCCATGAAGAAGAACAGCTGTTGGTCGAAACCGTCGCGAAACTTGAGCGTGGGTGCCGCTGCACGCCCCAGCATTACCGGCAAGTTCTCTCACGCTTTGGTGCAGAGGAGTTGGCGGAAATGCGCGATGATGACGGCCTGATCAGGGTCGATTGTGCATTTTGCTCGCGCATTTTCCCGATCGATGTTTGA
- the queC gene encoding 7-cyano-7-deazaguanine synthase QueC, translating into MSNSETMQKPAVVLLSGGLDSMVTAGIAKAQGYSVNALTIDYNQRHRRELESATEIARELEVARHLVLPLDLRKIGGSALTSEIDVPKGGVGSDIPVTYVPARNLVFLSLTLAWCEAIGAQDIFIGVNALDYSGYPDCRPEFIASFEETAKLATKAGSEGADFTIHAPLQYLSKAEIVDRAYEIGLDPAMSWSCYDPSGDGRPCGLCDSCRLRQQGFAQTGRTDPVDYRVRI; encoded by the coding sequence ATGAGCAATAGCGAAACGATGCAGAAACCCGCCGTCGTACTTTTGTCCGGCGGCCTAGATTCGATGGTGACGGCGGGTATTGCCAAGGCCCAGGGTTATTCCGTCAACGCGCTGACTATCGACTATAACCAGCGTCATCGACGGGAATTGGAGAGCGCGACCGAGATTGCCCGCGAACTTGAAGTCGCGCGGCATCTGGTCTTGCCTCTCGATCTGCGAAAAATAGGTGGCTCTGCGTTAACGAGCGAAATCGACGTGCCAAAGGGCGGGGTGGGCAGTGATATTCCTGTTACCTATGTCCCCGCTCGCAATCTGGTCTTTCTGTCGCTCACGCTCGCATGGTGTGAAGCGATTGGGGCGCAGGATATTTTCATCGGCGTTAACGCGCTCGACTACTCCGGTTATCCGGATTGCCGGCCGGAATTTATCGCGTCGTTCGAAGAAACGGCAAAGCTGGCGACGAAGGCGGGAAGCGAGGGGGCGGATTTCACGATCCATGCACCCCTGCAATATCTATCCAAAGCCGAGATTGTCGACCGCGCCTATGAAATAGGCCTCGACCCTGCCATGAGCTGGTCTTGTTATGATCCTAGCGGCGATGGTCGCCCGTGCGGTCTGTGCGACAGCTGCCGATTGCGACAGCAAGGGTTTGCCCAAACCGGCAGAACGGACCCAGTCGATTATCGGGTCCGCATCTAG
- a CDS encoding OmpA family protein — translation MRKAIIGLALASTAIASPALARDDTWYIGVDGGAMLVEDSDVDVDGVDNQATFDWDYGYDFDVVAGYDFGGFRLETEAAYKGAGDDGITLFGESYDDSEVNHEFNTLSFMVNGLIDFGDDDGLQGFIGGGAGVARSEFEEPVLIDDSDTGFAWQAIAGIRAPLSDNWDVGLKYRFFNHDNIDLVAPTGEAIETSIRSHSLLGSLTYNFWSPAPPPPPPPPPPPPPPPPPPPPPAPEVVCNTGPYIVFFDWDSSEITPEAASILDSAIASYADCNSVPIMVAGYTDTSGSKTYNVGLSERRAESVRSYLTARSIPDTAITTEGFGEENPRVPTADGVRELQNRRVEITYGPGSGM, via the coding sequence ATGCGTAAAGCGATTATCGGCCTTGCTCTGGCCTCTACGGCCATAGCTTCGCCAGCGCTTGCTCGCGACGACACCTGGTACATTGGTGTCGATGGCGGTGCTATGCTTGTCGAGGATTCTGATGTTGACGTTGATGGCGTCGACAATCAGGCAACCTTCGACTGGGATTATGGTTACGACTTCGATGTCGTGGCCGGTTATGATTTCGGCGGCTTCCGCCTCGAAACCGAAGCGGCCTACAAGGGCGCCGGCGACGACGGCATCACGCTGTTCGGCGAAAGCTATGACGACAGCGAAGTGAACCATGAGTTCAACACGCTGAGCTTCATGGTCAACGGCCTGATCGACTTTGGCGACGACGATGGCCTGCAGGGCTTCATCGGCGGCGGTGCCGGTGTCGCTCGCAGCGAATTTGAAGAGCCTGTGCTGATCGACGATTCGGACACCGGCTTTGCCTGGCAGGCGATCGCGGGTATCCGCGCTCCGCTGTCGGACAACTGGGACGTCGGCCTGAAGTACCGTTTCTTCAACCATGACAATATCGACCTCGTGGCGCCGACCGGCGAAGCGATCGAGACGAGCATCCGCTCGCACTCGCTGCTGGGCTCGCTGACCTATAATTTCTGGTCGCCTGCTCCGCCCCCGCCGCCTCCCCCGCCGCCGCCGCCGCCGCCTCCCCCGCCGCCGCCGCCGCCGCCGGCTCCGGAAGTGGTGTGCAACACTGGCCCCTATATCGTGTTCTTCGATTGGGATTCGTCGGAAATCACGCCCGAAGCAGCCAGCATTCTGGACAGCGCCATCGCTTCCTATGCCGATTGCAACTCGGTGCCGATCATGGTGGCCGGTTACACCGATACGTCGGGTTCGAAGACCTACAACGTGGGCCTGTCGGAACGTCGTGCGGAATCGGTGCGCTCGTACCTCACGGCACGCAGCATCCCCGATACGGCGATCACCACCGAAGGCTTCGGCGAAGAGAACCCGCGCGTTCCCACCGCCGACGGTGTCCGCGAACTGCAGAACCGCCGGGTGGAAATCACCTACGGTCCGGGTTCGGGCATGTAA
- a CDS encoding DUF2793 domain-containing protein: MNEAFALTDILLQPVVEGEATAPPTEPAAGATYIVASPATGLFEGREACLASWQQGQWIFVNPINGMCVFDANASAKRRFGDDWSLPALIANPEGGTTIDTEARATIAAILACLRQSGDLPSS; the protein is encoded by the coding sequence GTGAATGAAGCGTTCGCTCTCACCGACATCCTCTTGCAGCCTGTCGTCGAAGGCGAAGCAACCGCACCGCCGACCGAGCCGGCAGCCGGCGCCACCTATATTGTCGCATCGCCGGCAACCGGATTGTTCGAAGGTCGTGAGGCATGTTTGGCATCCTGGCAACAGGGGCAATGGATTTTTGTAAACCCAATCAATGGGATGTGCGTTTTCGACGCAAATGCATCTGCCAAGCGCCGGTTCGGCGATGATTGGTCCTTACCCGCGCTGATCGCCAATCCCGAAGGTGGAACCACGATCGATACCGAGGCACGCGCAACAATCGCCGCCATCCTTGCATGCCTGCGTCAGTCGGGCGATTTGCCGTCATCCTGA
- a CDS encoding terminase large subunit domain-containing protein, producing MDEPNRLAWLTDMPHAKRLPILNRLQPAERQELRYYWELWARDEQLPPDSDWSVWMICAGRGFGKTRAGAEWVRRIARQNPDARIAMIGASLAEARAVMVEGESGLLAVSPHFRRPVFEPSLRRIVWPNGAKAYLYSAAEPESLRGPQHSHACRASPEGAFCE from the coding sequence ATGGATGAGCCGAACCGCCTCGCCTGGCTGACCGACATGCCGCATGCGAAGCGCTTGCCCATATTGAACCGGCTGCAACCCGCTGAACGGCAGGAATTGCGTTATTATTGGGAGCTTTGGGCGCGCGACGAACAACTGCCACCAGACAGCGACTGGTCGGTATGGATGATCTGCGCGGGACGCGGTTTCGGCAAGACGCGTGCGGGCGCGGAATGGGTGCGGCGCATCGCGCGCCAGAATCCCGATGCACGCATTGCAATGATCGGAGCCTCGCTGGCCGAAGCCCGGGCGGTGATGGTGGAAGGAGAAAGCGGGCTATTGGCCGTGTCGCCCCATTTTCGCCGCCCGGTGTTCGAACCTTCGCTGCGGCGCATCGTCTGGCCCAATGGCGCAAAGGCCTACCTCTATTCTGCAGCAGAGCCGGAGAGCCTGCGCGGGCCGCAGCACAGCCATGCGTGTCGCGCAAGCCCAGAAGGAGCTTTTTGTGAATGA